Proteins from a single region of Colias croceus chromosome Z, ilColCroc2.1:
- the LOC123705455 gene encoding uncharacterized protein LOC123705455 isoform X2, whose amino-acid sequence MKLLVVIAFTTAQSFPIYNGFSVNFTPMLNKEEVKPKTFGSLFAKIPQELPNSAQENLSQAIFSNVGYLGAGCTNQIAKILFPTKSSPNSLDNITSWTNGNFINIPILKQPVNDYKILIAAAPPNVKINKADDSRPLLVYIVFPNEDNSTDVAKMSIPTVYFVNKVKGVMDMETKSRLDPVLLVDHNRTVTKLKSREIAKFVKFKNKKINHFD is encoded by the exons ATG AAATTGCTCGTGGTCATCGCATTTACCACGGCACAAAGCTTTCCAATCTATAACGGGTTCTCTGTCAATTTCACTCCGATGTTAAACAAAGAAGAGGTAAAGCCGAAGACATTTGGTTCTCTCTTTGCGAAAATACCCCAAGAATTACCAAATAGCGCTCAAGAAAACCTGTCCCAAGCGATATTCTCGAACGTAGGATACCTCGGAGCGGGTTGCACCAATCAAATCGCTAAAATCCTCTTCCCCACAAAAAGTTCACCCAACTCACTTGATAACATCACCTCCTGGACGAACGGCAATTTTATCAACATACCGATTTTGAAGCAGCCCGTTAatgattacaaaatattaatagcaGCTGCGCCACCTAACGTGAAAATTAACAAAGCGGATGATAGCCGGCCTTTGCTGGTGTACATTGTATTTCCCAATGAAGACAACAGCACTGATGTTGCGAAAATGTCAATACCGACTGTGTATTTCGTTAATAAAGTAAAAGGAGTTATGGATATGGAGACCAAATCAAGGCTGGATCCTGTTCTCCTAGTGGATCATAATAGAACGGTTACGAAATTGAAAAGTAGGGAAATAGCGAAGTTTGTTAAGTTTAAGAATAAAAAGATTAATCATTTCGATTAG
- the LOC123705455 gene encoding uncharacterized protein LOC123705455 isoform X1 → MCETNRKKIKLLVVIAFTTAQSFPIYNGFSVNFTPMLNKEEVKPKTFGSLFAKIPQELPNSAQENLSQAIFSNVGYLGAGCTNQIAKILFPTKSSPNSLDNITSWTNGNFINIPILKQPVNDYKILIAAAPPNVKINKADDSRPLLVYIVFPNEDNSTDVAKMSIPTVYFVNKVKGVMDMETKSRLDPVLLVDHNRTVTKLKSREIAKFVKFKNKKINHFD, encoded by the exons ATGTGTGAAACGAATCGTAAGAAAATC AAATTGCTCGTGGTCATCGCATTTACCACGGCACAAAGCTTTCCAATCTATAACGGGTTCTCTGTCAATTTCACTCCGATGTTAAACAAAGAAGAGGTAAAGCCGAAGACATTTGGTTCTCTCTTTGCGAAAATACCCCAAGAATTACCAAATAGCGCTCAAGAAAACCTGTCCCAAGCGATATTCTCGAACGTAGGATACCTCGGAGCGGGTTGCACCAATCAAATCGCTAAAATCCTCTTCCCCACAAAAAGTTCACCCAACTCACTTGATAACATCACCTCCTGGACGAACGGCAATTTTATCAACATACCGATTTTGAAGCAGCCCGTTAatgattacaaaatattaatagcaGCTGCGCCACCTAACGTGAAAATTAACAAAGCGGATGATAGCCGGCCTTTGCTGGTGTACATTGTATTTCCCAATGAAGACAACAGCACTGATGTTGCGAAAATGTCAATACCGACTGTGTATTTCGTTAATAAAGTAAAAGGAGTTATGGATATGGAGACCAAATCAAGGCTGGATCCTGTTCTCCTAGTGGATCATAATAGAACGGTTACGAAATTGAAAAGTAGGGAAATAGCGAAGTTTGTTAAGTTTAAGAATAAAAAGATTAATCATTTCGATTAG